A window of Neisseria canis contains these coding sequences:
- a CDS encoding RHS repeat domain-containing protein produces MIGGEGGQNQHIRYNRQLQPVEITRPHGHKTLLEYDAQGRLVKQSDGKGHATAYRYNNYGQPVQITDAKNNGYFFDYDDNHRLSSTTDCSGKQTRYQYDGKGRVTTITDAAGGTTAYRYDADGRLEHTTYPDGSSEHYHYDEAGRLKAHTDAAGNRTEYAYNSDNQPTERTNALGDTFRYRYDAARRLTELINENGDSYRFAYDERDRLTAETGFDGRATEYTYNPAGELVQENRYGQTHRFGNHRRELLQTTVYHRDRLGRITQKDSHCAGSSQSRSSRYYYDKLNRLTRAFNDHSEIRLSYDTDGLLTKERFRPLSEPIRLDILQPHNSEGEKVTEYRYDILGNRTQTILPTGETLNYLYYGSGHLHHINLDGDTITDIERDDLHRPVSRSAGKLYTRLISDPLGRLKEQLVQLEAPGGKATEPKGLIKRRYHYDTNGNLVQTEDRHHGNKDYAYDPLGRITRAGDERFAFDPAHNISGDGVKVAGNRLTDYNGIHYVYDPLGNLSERHNHATGESQYYRYDADNQLTEARIEQEGRRSEHWHYRYDALGRRVSKQNARNQTETRFLWEGSRLLQEYSDKATYTYVYTEQGSYEPLAQIVQTANRDGGKADRQILYYHNDQIGIPREMTDAEGNIVWRGEYGGWGKLNNAEGTNLKEDVHQPFRLQNQYADKETGLHYNFFRYYDPHCGRFTQQDPIKLAGGENLYQLAPNVSEWIDVLGLNRRSMDGVDEFGDWSGASKAIVKGKQTGTPFIEVSCAAGLGGSFGLEFPGKGRVVTSTAITSGAGCGYMAGFSQSNRDREDGLFSEVCETASAGYAYGSCQGNSLKKGAKPYISNKIGTGTGTSITGNIGYQKTFDFRRKSLEFSPNSNLQNLDLPNGFPSSNSIHPNSIIQNIPR; encoded by the coding sequence ATGATCGGCGGCGAAGGCGGCCAAAACCAACATATCCGCTATAACCGACAACTCCAGCCGGTCGAAATTACCCGCCCGCACGGCCATAAAACCCTGCTTGAGTACGACGCACAAGGTCGGTTGGTCAAACAGAGCGACGGCAAAGGCCACGCGACCGCTTACCGCTACAATAACTACGGTCAGCCGGTACAGATTACCGATGCCAAAAACAACGGCTACTTCTTCGACTACGACGACAACCACCGTCTGAGCAGCACCACCGACTGCTCCGGCAAACAGACCCGTTACCAATATGACGGCAAAGGCCGCGTCACTACCATCACCGATGCCGCCGGCGGCACCACCGCCTACCGTTACGACGCCGACGGCCGACTGGAACACACCACCTATCCCGACGGCAGCAGCGAGCATTACCACTATGACGAAGCGGGCCGTCTGAAAGCCCATACCGACGCCGCCGGCAACCGTACCGAATACGCCTACAACAGCGACAACCAACCTACCGAGCGCACCAACGCCCTGGGCGATACCTTCCGCTACCGCTACGATGCCGCCCGCCGTCTGACCGAACTCATCAACGAAAACGGCGACAGCTACCGTTTTGCTTACGACGAACGCGACCGTTTAACCGCCGAAACCGGCTTCGACGGCCGGGCCACCGAATACACCTACAACCCCGCCGGCGAACTCGTACAGGAAAACCGCTACGGCCAAACCCACCGCTTCGGCAACCACCGCCGCGAACTGCTGCAAACCACCGTCTACCACCGCGACCGCCTCGGCCGCATTACCCAAAAAGACAGCCATTGTGCCGGCAGCAGCCAAAGCCGGAGCAGCCGTTACTACTACGACAAACTCAACCGGCTCACCCGCGCCTTCAACGACCACAGCGAGATCCGCCTCAGCTACGATACCGACGGCCTGCTGACAAAAGAACGGTTCCGCCCCCTCAGCGAACCCATCCGCCTCGACATTCTGCAACCGCACAACAGCGAAGGCGAAAAAGTCACCGAATACCGTTACGACATCCTCGGCAACCGCACCCAAACCATCCTGCCGACGGGCGAAACCCTCAACTACCTCTACTACGGCAGCGGCCATCTGCACCACATCAACCTCGACGGCGACACCATTACCGATATCGAGCGCGACGACCTGCACCGTCCCGTATCCAGAAGCGCCGGCAAACTGTACACCCGCCTGATTTCAGACCCCTTAGGCCGTCTGAAAGAGCAGCTGGTACAACTCGAAGCACCCGGCGGCAAAGCCACCGAGCCGAAAGGCCTGATCAAACGCCGTTACCATTACGATACCAACGGCAATCTGGTTCAAACCGAAGACCGACACCACGGCAATAAAGACTACGCCTACGACCCGCTGGGCAGGATTACCCGAGCCGGCGACGAACGCTTCGCCTTCGACCCCGCCCACAATATCAGCGGCGACGGTGTCAAAGTGGCCGGCAACCGCCTCACCGACTATAACGGCATCCACTATGTTTATGACCCGCTGGGCAACCTGAGCGAACGCCACAACCACGCCACGGGCGAAAGCCAGTATTACCGCTACGATGCCGACAACCAGTTAACAGAAGCACGTATCGAACAAGAGGGAAGGCGGTCTGAACACTGGCACTACCGCTACGATGCCTTAGGCAGAAGGGTCAGCAAACAGAACGCCCGCAACCAAACGGAGACCCGTTTCCTATGGGAAGGCAGCCGCCTGTTGCAGGAATACAGCGATAAAGCGACCTATACTTACGTTTATACCGAACAGGGAAGCTACGAACCGTTGGCACAAATCGTTCAGACGGCCAACCGGGACGGCGGCAAAGCCGACAGACAGATACTGTACTACCACAACGACCAAATCGGCATTCCGCGCGAGATGACGGATGCGGAAGGCAACATCGTTTGGCGTGGAGAATACGGCGGTTGGGGTAAACTGAATAATGCAGAGGGTACGAACCTGAAAGAAGACGTGCATCAGCCGTTCAGGTTACAGAACCAGTATGCGGATAAAGAGACGGGTCTGCATTACAACTTCTTCCGTTATTATGATCCGCACTGCGGGCGGTTTACGCAGCAGGATCCGATTAAATTGGCTGGGGGAGAAAATCTATATCAACTCGCTCCTAACGTTAGCGAGTGGATTGATGTTCTTGGCTTAAATAGAAGATCAATGGATGGGGTTGATGAATTTGGGGATTGGAGTGGTGCCTCTAAAGCTATAGTCAAAGGTAAGCAGACAGGAACCCCTTTTATTGAAGTCTCTTGCGCAGCAGGTTTAGGAGGTAGTTTTGGTTTAGAATTTCCTGGGAAAGGTCGAGTTGTTACTAGTACAGCAATTACATCTGGTGCTGGCTGTGGTTATATGGCAGGATTTTCTCAATCCAATAGAGATAGAGAGGATGGTTTATTTTCTGAAGTATGTGAAACTGCTTCCGCTGGGTACGCGTATGGATCATGTCAAGGAAATAGTTTAAAAAAAGGTGCAAAACCATACATTTCAAATAAAATAGGTACAGGTACAGGTACATCTATAACAGGTAATATTGGATATCAGAAAACTTTTGATTTTAGAAGAAAGTCTCTTGAATTTAGCCCTAATTCAAATTTACAAAACTTAGACTTACCGAATGGTTTTCCAAGCTCAAACTCTATTCATCCAAATTCTATAATACAGAATATACCTAGATGA
- a CDS encoding SEL1-like repeat protein — MNKLNLNILLLLLFGCDSSTIQARNFDCNVDKEYSIQDLKKCSEQNNIVRQYDLGISYLEGKKIPQDMKQAFYWINKSANQGFSGSQNMMSWFYRTGTVVEKDDKKAFEWAVKAAESGSRKSLNNVGFYYQQGIGVERDLKKGLEYYLKAAELGNLDAHVNLGYAYLNGWGVERNLEQALNWMLEPARKGNVNAIVNVGLIYQDLDNLKEAEEWLRNAAEFNHPVAQAHLICLLAKKTDQEAKEEAKKWLDTIQETNPAIAFYVLGKLHSEKNKLFPNNEYQASEYYLKGAEMGDAGSQYEIAQRLINGHFIPKNELAALRWYESAAENGIQDANIRLVEIYSKGTSEIPKNKTKKQYWQSKLPQ; from the coding sequence ATGAATAAACTAAATTTAAATATTTTACTGTTATTGTTATTCGGTTGCGACAGTTCTACTATTCAAGCAAGAAATTTTGATTGTAATGTTGATAAAGAATATTCTATTCAAGATCTTAAGAAATGCTCAGAGCAAAATAATATCGTGCGCCAGTATGATTTAGGCATATCTTACTTAGAAGGTAAAAAAATACCTCAAGATATGAAGCAGGCTTTTTACTGGATTAATAAGTCAGCTAACCAAGGATTTAGTGGTTCTCAAAATATGATGAGTTGGTTTTATAGAACAGGAACAGTTGTTGAAAAAGATGATAAAAAAGCATTTGAATGGGCTGTTAAAGCTGCTGAGTCCGGATCAAGAAAATCATTGAATAACGTAGGGTTTTATTACCAACAGGGAATTGGAGTAGAAAGAGATTTAAAAAAAGGTTTGGAATATTATTTAAAAGCTGCTGAGTTAGGTAATCTGGATGCGCATGTCAATTTAGGATATGCCTATTTAAACGGATGGGGTGTAGAGCGCAATCTTGAACAAGCTTTAAACTGGATGTTAGAGCCTGCCAGAAAAGGAAATGTTAATGCAATAGTTAATGTTGGTTTAATATATCAAGACTTAGATAATCTTAAAGAGGCTGAAGAATGGTTGCGCAATGCCGCAGAATTTAATCATCCAGTTGCTCAAGCTCATCTTATTTGCCTTTTAGCTAAGAAAACTGACCAAGAAGCAAAAGAGGAAGCAAAAAAATGGTTAGACACTATTCAAGAGACTAATCCCGCAATCGCATTTTATGTATTAGGTAAGCTTCATTCCGAAAAAAATAAGCTATTCCCAAACAATGAATATCAAGCTTCTGAATATTATTTAAAAGGAGCAGAAATGGGAGATGCGGGTTCTCAATATGAAATTGCTCAAAGATTAATCAATGGGCACTTCATTCCAAAAAATGAGCTGGCTGCATTACGTTGGTATGAATCGGCAGCTGAAAATGGCATACAAGATGCCAATATACGATTGGTAGAGATTTATAGTAAAGGCACTTCAGAGATTCCTAAAAACAAAACAAAAAAACAATACTGGCAAAGTAAACTGCCTCAATAA
- a CDS encoding helix-turn-helix domain-containing protein codes for MNKYTLDFKYRAVLHYHQVHSQQRTAEHFNVSRTHLRRWVAAYRQGGIAALQHPQAHSMKTKRKNPFIVDKPDHEKTQAKLIEELRYMRAENDYLKHMNALNEKEGNAAKAAKPFKS; via the coding sequence ATGAACAAATATACACTAGACTTCAAATACCGAGCCGTACTCCATTATCACCAAGTGCACAGCCAACAGCGCACCGCAGAGCACTTCAACGTCTCGCGCACACACCTGCGCCGTTGGGTAGCCGCCTATCGGCAAGGCGGCATCGCCGCACTGCAACACCCTCAGGCGCACTCCATGAAAACCAAACGCAAAAACCCGTTTATCGTCGATAAGCCCGACCATGAAAAAACCCAAGCAAAGCTGATTGAAGAGCTGCGTTATATGCGTGCGGAGAACGACTACCTAAAGCACATGAACGCCCTCAACGAAAAGGAAGGGAACGCCGCCAAAGCTGCGAAACCGTTCAAAAGTTGA
- a CDS encoding IS3 family transposase, translated as MRAKHPLKYLLHSAGIPKSSFHYPIGKPDPDAAAKTAVSEVYRQHKGRYGQRRIAAVLSWNKKKVGRIMGLLGLKAKVRSKRTYRPQAKGKLRQTFSIVNLVPPNREISG; from the coding sequence TTGAGGGCGAAACACCCGCTGAAATATCTGCTGCACAGTGCCGGCATCCCCAAAAGCAGTTTCCATTACCCTATCGGCAAACCCGACCCCGATGCTGCGGCCAAAACCGCAGTGAGCGAAGTATACCGCCAACACAAAGGCCGCTACGGTCAACGGCGGATTGCCGCCGTATTGTCGTGGAACAAAAAGAAAGTCGGGCGCATTATGGGTTTATTGGGGTTAAAAGCCAAAGTCCGCAGCAAAAGAACCTATCGCCCGCAGGCTAAGGGGAAGCTTCGGCAAACATTCTCAATCGTGAATTTAGTGCCGCCAAATCGCGAGATAAGTGGTTGA
- a CDS encoding DDE-type integrase/transposase/recombinase, giving the protein MTEFKCTDGKLYLSPILDVFNREIVAYSLSRRANGDMVTQMLDNAFGRLKGATPLLHSDQGVPYRTGAYRAKLAENGIVQSMSLK; this is encoded by the coding sequence GTGACCGAGTTTAAATGCACAGACGGCAAACTGTATTTATCGCCGATATTGGATGTGTTCAATCGCGAGATTGTAGCCTATTCTTTAAGCCGCAGAGCGAACGGTGACATGGTAACGCAAATGTTGGATAACGCATTCGGCCGTCTGAAAGGGGCAACGCCGCTGCTGCATTCCGACCAAGGCGTACCGTATCGAACCGGTGCTTATCGGGCGAAATTGGCTGAGAACGGGATTGTGCAAAGCATGTCGCTCAAGTGA
- a CDS encoding DUF2345 domain-containing protein — MLSFMQGNPDRPYISGVMHDSSHPDHVPADWNTRNVIRTWANNKLRMEDKQGQEHIKLATEYGKTQLNLGHIVDSQRQKRGDNGEGFELRTDSWGALRAGKGLFISADAQNQAAGQVLDMSETVKRLEEALSLAKQLDDAAKNAKNDATESQAQKNQLQSSLKDLQHAGIIHSAPGGIATSTPQSQLHTAGSHIHWVSGGDSNISAGKNFTAHAREGLNLFAQSKGAKLQANQGAVTIQAQNDRMQVNALKDLELSSSSTKVTVAGKQEVMITGGGGSYIQLKDGEIVLGSPKIVRVKAPAMPVGGGDSFNFNGFPLTDKICIPCKIAELTGKPVNPVSGIKVLPDETDFAFDGLVPFVWSRSYFSDVAESGWLGQGWITALSAKLERIGGRFSYTDTQGRNFNLPELSESDGQMLFEAEQIVFERIGNGSYQISSLDGSSKLHFAPLHLNGHDRSGSGNGVYPLIRVSDRFGNGYRIVYDDHGLPAYVTDSLQRTIRFHFTDLRPADTEHSPVYRLTHVALQQGTQPDDAADEMLVVYRYDDNGNLSEVYDGRGRLRRRFGYTGSVMTQHQNTAGLTAYYEYDRYDSDGKVLRSYTDAGEEWRFIYAPGHTEITDALGRTEHLYFDHHNEVVKKVFADGSSILTERDALGRPVKVTDEMGRETRYRYNEQGLLAMIGGEGGQNQHIRYNRQLRPVEITRPHGHKTLLEYDAQGRLVKQSDGKGHATAYRYNNYGQPVQITDAKNNGYFFDYDDNHRLSSTTDCSGKQTRYQYDGKGRVTTITDAAGGTTAYRYDADGRLEHTTYPDGSSEHYHYDEAGRLKAHTDAAGNRTEYAYNSDNQPTERTNALGDTFRYRYDAARRLTELINENGDSYRFAYDERDRLTAETGFDGRATEYTYNPAGELVQENRYGQTHRFGNHRRELLQTTVYHRDRLGRITQKDSHCAGSSQSRSSRYYYDKLNRLTRAFNDHSEIRLSYDTDGLLTKERFRPLSEPIRLDILQPHNSEGEKVTEYRYDILGNRTQTILPTGETLNYLYYGSGHLHHINLDGDTITDIERDDLHRPVSRSAGKLHTRLISDPLGRLKEQLVQLEAPGGKATEPKGLMKRRYHYDTNGNLVQTEDRHHGNKDYAYDPLGRITRAGDERFAFDPAHNISGDGVKVAGNRLTDYNGIHYVYDPLGNLSERHNHATGESQYYRYDADNQLTEARIEQEGRRSEHWHYRYDALGRRVSKQNARNQTETRFLWEGSRLLQEYGDKATYTYVYTEQGSYEPLAQIVQTANRDGSKADRQILYYHNDQIGIPREMTDAEGNIVWRGEYSGWGKLNNAEGTNLKEDVHQPFRLQNQYADEETGLHYNFFRYYDPNCGRFTQQDPIGLMGGMNVYLFGSNTQIWTDFLGLQSKNECNGINNKGLEDLANGTSINYSAALGLGLTGAQQYSGCGKVTHTLGRTVGAGYEAYVTKDIIASDKPDGRFLEGCIAAGQGRVIQACGGYSWSGKKFFGSIRAGYGSAGKIGITDGWQETSYPIPNPVPEINAPTPNIDFNGAFQQWGNIYR; from the coding sequence ATGCTGTCGTTCATGCAGGGTAATCCCGACCGACCGTATATCTCGGGGGTGATGCACGACAGCTCCCACCCCGACCACGTTCCTGCCGACTGGAACACCCGCAACGTGATCCGCACTTGGGCAAACAACAAACTGCGGATGGAAGACAAACAGGGTCAGGAACACATCAAACTGGCGACCGAATACGGCAAAACCCAACTCAACCTCGGCCATATCGTCGACAGCCAACGCCAAAAACGCGGCGACAACGGCGAAGGCTTCGAGCTGCGTACCGACAGCTGGGGCGCACTAAGGGCGGGTAAGGGTTTGTTTATCAGTGCCGATGCCCAAAATCAGGCTGCGGGGCAGGTGTTGGATATGTCGGAAACCGTCAAGCGTTTGGAAGAAGCATTATCGCTGGCCAAACAGTTGGACGATGCGGCTAAAAATGCCAAGAACGATGCTACTGAAAGTCAGGCACAGAAGAACCAGCTGCAAAGCAGTTTGAAAGATCTGCAACATGCGGGCATCATCCATTCCGCACCGGGCGGCATCGCCACCTCCACCCCGCAGAGCCAGCTGCACACTGCCGGCAGCCATATCCATTGGGTCAGCGGCGGCGACAGCAATATCAGTGCCGGTAAAAACTTTACTGCTCACGCCCGGGAAGGGCTCAACCTGTTCGCCCAAAGCAAAGGCGCCAAACTCCAGGCCAATCAGGGCGCGGTGACGATACAGGCGCAAAACGACCGTATGCAGGTCAATGCCTTAAAAGATTTGGAACTCTCTTCCAGCAGCACCAAAGTGACGGTGGCGGGCAAGCAGGAAGTGATGATTACCGGCGGCGGGGGCAGCTATATCCAGCTGAAAGACGGCGAAATCGTACTCGGTTCGCCCAAAATCGTGCGGGTTAAAGCACCGGCAATGCCGGTGGGCGGCGGCGACAGTTTCAATTTCAACGGTTTCCCGCTGACCGATAAAATCTGTATTCCCTGTAAGATTGCCGAACTTACCGGCAAACCGGTCAATCCCGTTTCCGGTATCAAAGTGTTGCCCGATGAAACCGATTTCGCCTTTGACGGACTGGTACCTTTCGTTTGGAGCCGCAGTTACTTCTCCGATGTGGCCGAGTCCGGCTGGTTGGGGCAAGGATGGATTACCGCACTCAGCGCCAAACTCGAACGCATCGGCGGCCGCTTCAGCTATACCGATACCCAGGGGCGCAACTTCAATCTGCCCGAACTGTCCGAAAGCGACGGACAAATGCTGTTTGAAGCCGAGCAGATCGTCTTCGAACGCATCGGCAACGGCAGCTATCAAATCAGCAGTCTCGACGGCAGCAGCAAACTGCACTTTGCGCCGCTGCATTTGAACGGCCATGACCGCAGCGGCAGCGGTAACGGTGTTTACCCCCTGATTCGTGTCAGCGACCGCTTCGGTAACGGTTACCGCATTGTGTATGACGACCATGGCTTACCCGCCTATGTGACCGACAGTCTTCAGCGCACCATCCGCTTCCACTTTACCGATCTCCGGCCTGCGGATACGGAACATAGCCCCGTTTACCGTCTGACCCATGTCGCTCTGCAACAAGGTACGCAGCCGGATGATGCGGCAGACGAGATGTTGGTTGTTTACCGCTATGACGACAACGGCAACCTGAGCGAAGTCTATGACGGCCGTGGCCGTCTCCGCCGCCGTTTCGGCTATACCGGCTCGGTGATGACGCAGCATCAAAACACTGCCGGACTGACCGCCTATTACGAATACGACCGTTACGATTCAGACGGCAAAGTGTTGCGCAGTTATACCGATGCCGGCGAAGAATGGCGCTTTATCTACGCACCCGGCCATACCGAGATTACCGACGCCCTCGGCCGCACCGAACACCTGTATTTCGACCACCACAACGAAGTGGTTAAAAAAGTGTTTGCCGACGGCAGCAGTATCCTGACCGAACGCGACGCTTTAGGCCGCCCGGTCAAAGTAACCGACGAGATGGGACGGGAAACCCGCTACCGCTATAACGAACAGGGCTTACTGGCCATGATCGGCGGCGAAGGCGGCCAAAACCAACATATCCGCTATAACCGACAACTCCGGCCGGTCGAAATTACCCGCCCGCACGGCCATAAAACCCTGCTTGAGTACGACGCGCAAGGTCGGTTGGTCAAACAGAGCGACGGCAAAGGCCACGCGACCGCTTACCGCTACAATAACTACGGCCAGCCGGTACAGATTACCGATGCCAAAAACAACGGCTACTTCTTCGACTACGACGACAACCACCGTCTGAGCAGCACCACCGACTGCTCCGGCAAACAGACCCGTTACCAATATGACGGCAAAGGCCGCGTCACTACCATCACCGATGCCGCCGGCGGCACCACCGCCTACCGTTACGACGCCGACGGCCGACTGGAACACACCACTTATCCCGACGGCAGCAGCGAGCATTACCACTATGACGAAGCGGGCCGTCTGAAAGCCCATACCGACGCCGCCGGCAACCGTACCGAATACGCCTACAACAGCGACAACCAACCTACCGAGCGCACCAACGCCCTGGGCGATACCTTCCGCTACCGCTACGATGCCGCCCGCCGTCTGACCGAACTCATCAACGAAAACGGCGACAGCTACCGTTTTGCCTACGACGAACGCGACCGTTTGACCGCCGAAACCGGTTTCGACGGCCGGGCCACCGAATACACCTACAACCCCGCCGGCGAACTCGTACAGGAAAACCGCTACGGCCAAACCCACCGCTTCGGCAACCACCGCCGCGAACTGCTGCAAACCACCGTCTACCACCGCGACCGCCTCGGCCGCATTACCCAAAAAGACAGCCATTGTGCCGGCAGCAGCCAAAGCCGGAGCAGCCGTTACTACTACGACAAACTCAACCGGCTCACCCGCGCCTTCAACGACCACAGCGAGATCCGCCTCAGTTACGATACTGACGGCCTGCTGACAAAAGAACGGTTCCGCCCCCTCAGCGAACCCATCCGCCTCGACATTCTGCAACCGCACAACAGCGAAGGCGAAAAAGTCACCGAATACCGTTACGACATCCTCGGCAACCGCACCCAAACCATCCTGCCGACGGGCGAAACCCTCAACTACCTCTACTACGGCAGCGGCCATCTGCACCACATCAACCTCGACGGCGACACCATTACCGATATCGAGCGCGACGACCTGCACCGCCCCGTATCCAGAAGCGCCGGCAAACTGCACACCCGCCTGATCTCAGACCCCTTAGGCCGTCTGAAAGAACAGCTGGTACAACTCGAAGCACCCGGCGGCAAAGCCACCGAGCCGAAAGGCCTGATGAAACGCCGTTACCATTACGATACCAACGGCAATCTGGTTCAAACCGAAGACCGACACCACGGCAATAAAGACTACGCCTACGACCCGCTGGGCAGGATTACCCGAGCCGGCGACGAACGCTTCGCCTTCGACCCCGCCCACAATATCAGCGGCGACGGTGTCAAAGTGGCCGGCAACCGCCTCACCGACTATAACGGCATCCACTATGTTTATGACCCGCTGGGCAACCTGAGCGAACGCCACAACCACGCCACGGGCGAAAGCCAGTATTACCGCTACGATGCCGACAACCAGTTAACAGAAGCACGTATCGAACAAGAGGGAAGGCGGTCTGAACACTGGCACTACCGCTACGATGCCTTAGGCAGAAGGGTCAGCAAACAGAACGCCCGCAACCAAACGGAGACCCGTTTCCTATGGGAAGGCAGCCGCCTGTTGCAGGAATACGGCGATAAAGCGACCTATACTTACGTTTATACCGAACAGGGAAGCTACGAACCGTTGGCACAAATCGTTCAGACGGCCAACCGGGACGGCAGCAAAGCCGACAGACAGATTCTGTACTACCACAACGACCAAATCGGCATTCCGCGCGAGATGACGGATGCGGAAGGCAACATCGTTTGGCGTGGAGAATACAGCGGTTGGGGCAAACTGAATAATGCAGAGGGTACGAACCTGAAAGAAGACGTGCATCAGCCGTTCCGCTTACAGAACCAGTATGCGGATGAAGAGACGGGGCTACACTACAACTTCTTCCGTTATTACGATCCGAACTGTGGGCGGTTTACGCAGCAGGATCCGATTGGGTTGATGGGGGGGATGAATGTTTATCTCTTTGGTTCAAATACACAAATATGGACAGATTTCTTAGGACTTCAATCTAAAAATGAATGTAATGGTATAAATAACAAGGGATTAGAGGATTTGGCTAATGGAACTTCTATAAATTATTCGGCAGCTCTCGGGCTTGGATTAACGGGAGCTCAACAATATTCAGGCTGTGGGAAGGTTACTCACACATTAGGAAGAACTGTTGGAGCGGGATATGAAGCATATGTAACAAAAGATATTATTGCATCGGATAAACCGGATGGAAGATTTCTTGAGGGATGTATTGCTGCAGGCCAAGGTAGGGTTATTCAAGCTTGCGGGGGATATTCTTGGTCTGGTAAAAAGTTTTTTGGTTCTATTCGTGCAGGGTATGGAAGTGCAGGTAAAATTGGTATAACAGATGGATGGCAAGAAACGTCTTATCCCATACCTAATCCGGTTCCGGAAATAAATGCGCCTACTCCCAATATAGACTTCAATGGAGCTTTTCAACAATGGGGCAATATTTATAGATAA
- a CDS encoding RHS repeat domain-containing protein, whose amino-acid sequence MAGNRLTDYNGIHYVYDPLGNLSERHNHATGESQYYRYDADNQLTEARIEQEGRRSEHWHYRYDALGRRVSKQNARNQTETRFLWEGSRLLQEYSDKATYTYVYTEQGSYEPLAQIVQTANRDGSKADRQILYYHNDQIGIPREMTDAEGNIVWRGEYGGWGKLNNAENANLKEDVHQPFRLQNQYADKETGLHYNFFRYYDPHCGRFTQQDPIGLMGGDNLYRFGNSTQGWIDLLGLEGQTVLQKIDNYLTGAYIEGSATAGLGLAASCEYAGKGKVSCSIALTAGASLEAGAGISKTVGKKDDGSYAEICATVKPGVSVGACGGSNLKRKAKPYGTGKAGVGAGAGLTANIGYQKTIDFLAPLPKAQPQYLPKGMQLPPGIDPKNVHPNYIFNNMRF is encoded by the coding sequence GTGGCCGGCAACCGCCTCACCGACTATAACGGCATCCACTATGTTTATGACCCGCTGGGCAACCTGAGCGAACGCCACAACCACGCCACGGGCGAAAGCCAGTATTACCGCTACGATGCCGACAACCAGTTAACAGAAGCACGTATCGAACAAGAGGGAAGGCGGTCTGAACACTGGCACTACCGCTACGATGCCTTAGGCAGAAGGGTCAGCAAACAGAACGCCCGCAACCAAACGGAGACCCGTTTCCTATGGGAAGGCAGCCGCCTGTTGCAGGAATACAGCGATAAAGCGACCTATACTTACGTTTATACCGAACAGGGAAGCTACGAACCGTTGGCACAAATCGTTCAGACGGCCAACCGGGACGGCAGCAAAGCCGACAGACAGATTCTGTACTACCACAACGACCAAATCGGCATTCCGCGCGAGATGACGGATGCGGAAGGCAACATTGTTTGGCGCGGAGAATACGGCGGTTGGGGTAAACTGAATAATGCGGAGAATGCGAACCTGAAAGAAGACGTGCATCAGCCGTTCAGGTTGCAAAACCAGTATGCGGATAAAGAGACGGGGCTGCATTACAACTTCTTCCGTTATTACGATCCGCACTGCGGGCGGTTTACGCAGCAGGATCCGATCGGGTTGATGGGTGGAGATAACCTTTATAGATTTGGTAATTCAACACAAGGCTGGATTGATTTATTAGGTCTAGAAGGGCAAACAGTACTTCAGAAAATTGATAATTACTTAACAGGAGCATATATTGAAGGCTCTGCGACAGCAGGATTAGGCCTGGCGGCTAGTTGTGAATATGCGGGTAAAGGAAAAGTGAGCTGCAGTATAGCACTTACAGCAGGAGCCAGCTTGGAGGCTGGTGCCGGCATATCTAAAACTGTAGGTAAAAAAGATGATGGGTCATATGCTGAGATATGTGCAACTGTAAAGCCTGGTGTTTCAGTAGGAGCCTGTGGCGGCTCTAATTTAAAAAGAAAAGCAAAACCCTATGGCACGGGTAAGGCGGGTGTTGGTGCTGGTGCGGGATTAACTGCGAATATAGGATATCAAAAAACAATTGATTTCTTAGCCCCTCTTCCTAAAGCTCAACCACAATACTTGCCAAAGGGAATGCAACTACCGCCAGGAATAGATCCAAAGAATGTGCATCCTAATTATATATTTAACAACATGAGGTTTTAA